The sequence TGCTGGTTTAAAAATGGGAAAATGGCATGCCTAAAGAGGACGCCAGTAGTCGATGCGATTCAGTGACGCGCATAAAAAAACCACGGCCGAGTGGCCGTGGTTGGAGCGGTAGGCTTAAACCAAAATAAACGGGTTGGCACCGCCGCGAGCGTATTCGGTTTCGTTCATCAATAGATCAAGGGCTAAAGAGGCTACGTCGTCGGCAATAGGGTCAACCAGTTGATCTTTACTCATGGAGAATACCTTACGGTAGCCATGGCAATCGTGGCAGCTTTCGGCCTGCACGCTTTTATAGGGTGCTGATTTTTGTTCGGCAATGCTGTGTAAGGCTACGTTTTTATTGCTGTCGCAATAGGTACAGCGGGCGCGAATCATATTCCACTGTGATTGGCATAAAGGGCAATGTACATAGCGTAAATTCACCAGCTTGCTGTCGATTTTAATCACGCTGGCTACGGCTTGGCTGCCGCAGCAAGGGCAGCTGTCTTTTTGTACTTTGCCTAAATAATCCAGCGCCTGCCACTCGGTTTTGGCCGAGTGAAGCGCCCACTGGGTCCAGATGACTTGCAAGGCGGCCAAGATGAAGAGTTTGCTGCCCTTATCAATACTGGCCTGCTCGTCGTCGCTGAGGGCGGCTGTGGCCCAGGCATTTAACGTGGCCTCATCTTGCTGCTGCAATGACTCAATGATGCTCTGAGTGGCGCTCGGTGCCGTGGCGGTGACGCTGTTTAAAATGTGTT comes from Neisseriaceae bacterium CLB008 and encodes:
- the fdhE gene encoding formate dehydrogenase accessory protein FdhE is translated as MAQTTPISTPEKIAQSSSSMLPDFYLKPDAAVFQKRAARFNSLAQGHELADFLSFLGHIAQAQHDALATLADLAQPSLSGLVPYHKDQVALPHAWLEVLQHILNSVTATAPSATQSIIESLQQQDEATLNAWATAALSDDEQASIDKGSKLFILAALQVIWTQWALHSAKTEWQALDYLGKVQKDSCPCCGSQAVASVIKIDSKLVNLRYVHCPLCQSQWNMIRARCTYCDSNKNVALHSIAEQKSAPYKSVQAESCHDCHGYRKVFSMSKDQLVDPIADDVASLALDLLMNETEYARGGANPFILV